ACCCGCCCAAGTAGAAGTCAACACGGAAAAACGGCGACCAGAAGAATATCGGATTATGGTCGGCATGGAAGATTTGCCCGTAGAAGCCCTGTAATCCCTCGCCCTATCTGAACCCCACGGAATTGTTTTGACGCTCCACAGGCATTTTTAAAAATTAATTAGGGCATATGGGGTAGAGCTCATGCCCAAAAATGGGGCAGAGGGGCTTGGATGACCATTTTTTTGGAATCAGAATAAATGGGCAGGGCAAGAGAAAAATTCGTATGAATATTAAGGAACGTTTGTCTGTCGTTTTTGTCTTGATTATTATTGATTATTTGAGACAATCAATGCATGAAAAAATATATGCCCAATATTATTATCTCCAATGTAGGAATTCTCGGTGGAACACCTGTTTTTCAGGGAACCCGCGTACCGGTTCAGACGCTTCTGGATTACCTGGAGGCAGATGATTCAATTGAGACGTTTTTGGATGATTTTCCCACAGTGACTCATAAACAGGTTGTAGCGGTATTAGAAGTCGCCAAGGAAAAACTCCTTGCGACGGTGTAAATATGAAAGTCGTTATTGACGAATGCCTTCCCCGTCGTCTTGCCAATGCTCTTGCCGGTCATAAAGTCTGGACGGTTCAACAGATTCGGCTGAATGGATTACTTAACGGCGCTTTGCTTAAAGCCATTAAAGATGATTTTGATGTTTTTATTACGGTTGACCAGAACCTTGTCTTTCAGCAGAACTTGAAGTCGGTCAAAATCGCTGTAATTGTTTTAAGTGCCAGAACCAACCGATTCGACGATATTCAACCACTCATACCTGCCGTCCTGAAAACACTCCAGAGGATTAAACCAGGGCAGATTATTCAGATTGATTGAAAATCATTACCCCTTCAAATGGTCCTCATGCCCAAAACTGCCCAAACAGCCCTGGTTGACTAAAAATTTTCAGAATCGCCACGGCTTCGTTTCGGGGCGGCGAACTACGCCGGGTCGCGTGAGGAAAATATGGCTGTGCCCTGCGTAGCCTCTTGGGCGAAGCAGGGGCAGGATAAGGAAAAAAATGGTCGCCATCGGACTAATGGCGACCATTTTTAAGAGGGTCGGGGCGGTGAGATTTGAACTCACGACTTTTTGGACCCGAACTGGACCCCTCAATCCGACCATTTTTTACACGGTCTATTTTTCTGTAAACTATTGAAAAGCTAATGTAACATTTATAAGACATTTTATCCGACCATTTCTTTCATCCAATGGTCCTCATGGCTAATCATTTCTTTAATTCCTCAATAACATCCGACGCTTTCACTAGACTGATCTTCCCAATTACAACAGGTTCTATTCCCCTGGCTTTTTTCCAAACATAGAAACGGCTGCCACCAAAATTCAACTTCTTCATCACCTGTTGCTTGGTCAGCCAGTTCCGGGATAAGTCTACAATATATGACCGCGAATAAAATACCTTTTTGGTTTTCTTTTCCATTATTTTATTGGTCTCTGCATATGCCCGTAATGATTTAGTTGATATTCCGTAAGAGCGAAGAGCCTTTACCGCTTCTGCTTCAGGCATTGAAAAGTCAGTAGGTCTTACGTCTCCCGTAGGCAAGGTAATGCTATCTGATGTAGCCGGAGGGTTGTTATTGAGTCCCCGTGCTTGTTGAATATTCGCAATATGGTTCTGTTTTGCCA
This region of Syntrophales bacterium genomic DNA includes:
- a CDS encoding DUF433 domain-containing protein, whose product is MKKYMPNIIISNVGILGGTPVFQGTRVPVQTLLDYLEADDSIETFLDDFPTVTHKQVVAVLEVAKEKLLATV
- a CDS encoding DUF5615 family PIN-like protein — encoded protein: MKVVIDECLPRRLANALAGHKVWTVQQIRLNGLLNGALLKAIKDDFDVFITVDQNLVFQQNLKSVKIAVIVLSARTNRFDDIQPLIPAVLKTLQRIKPGQIIQID